One segment of Ipomoea triloba cultivar NCNSP0323 chromosome 12, ASM357664v1 DNA contains the following:
- the LOC115999675 gene encoding auxin response factor 9-like, with protein MATRGSLSSQQQQSYISAPGQDDLLYEELWKLCAGPLVDVPRTHDRVYYFPQGHMEQLEASTNEELDQKTSMFSLSPKILCQVVNVKLQVEPETDEVYAQITLLPEDEMEHTNLDSYSHETSSSHEPSRPKVYSFCKVLTASDTSTHGGFSVLRKHATECLPPLDLNQQTPSQDLVALDLHRIEWRFKHIFRGQPRRHLLTTGWSNFVSSKRLVAGDSFLFLRGESGELRVGIRHHAQKQNSIPSSVISSRNMHLGVLATASHAVTTKTLFVVNYKPRMSQFIVGLRKYKEAVNQGFLVGMRFKMRFEVEDSPERRFMGTIVGVEDISTQWKGSDWRSLKVHWDEPVPITRPDRVSPWDIEPFVPSIPSSLALPVAPKNKRPRQVIETTTVLEPTLSTASTVWNPSVDSLQANSSPQGQRVVECAWPSHVKLNASTWSVASNHVPAHTVEQKDNLTTRPGDKRKSDAVPPCRLFGIDLNSTSAGSTIEISKAAVEGCFSKTPSFGDSEQKSDLSIDTKGLKQEQSQVTQPKEGQTNQNSSIRSRTKVQMQGVAVGRAVDLTAIKGYDELTSELEDMFEIHGELRPRKKWEIVFTDDEGDTMLMGDHPWLEFCSVVRRILICSNTEVKKTSAGNTPPSSVSESITVNDRNSPF; from the exons ATGGCGACTAGAGGTTCCCTTTCTTCTCAGCAACAACAAAGCTACATCTCAGCTCCAG GGCAAGATGATCTCCTCTATGAGGAGCTATGGAAGTTATGTGCAGGTCCATTGGTGGATGTTCCGAGAACTCATGACAGGGTTTACTATTTCCCACAGGGGCACATGGAACAA TTGGAGGCATCAACAAATGAAGAGTTGGATCAGAAAACATCCATGTTTTCTTTGTCACCCAAGATCCTTTGTCAAGTTGTTAACGTTAAGCTTCAG GTTGAACCAGAGACTGATGAGGTTTATGCACAAATCACTTTGTTGCCCGAAGAT GAGATGGAGCATACAAATCTAGATTCTTATTCTCATGAGACTTCAAGTTCTCATGAGCCTTCAAGGCCCAAAGTTTACTCCTTCTGCAAGGTGTTAACGGCATCTGATACGAGTACTCACGGTGGATTTTCTGTTCTAAGGAAGCATGCTACTGAATGCCTTCCTCCGCTG GACTTGAATCAGCAGACTCCATCACAAGATCTGGTAGCCTTGGATCTTCACAGGATTGAATGGCGTTTTAAACACATATTTAGGG GCCAACCTCGAAGACATCTGCTTACAACGGGGTGGAGTAACTTTGTATCTTCAAAGAGATTGGTTGCAGGGgattcctttttgtttttgag GGGAGAGAGCGGGGAACTGCGAGTTGGAATAAGACATCATGCTCAGAAGCAAAACTCTATTCCTTCCTCGGTTATTTCAAGTCGAAATATGCATTTGGGAGTGCTTGCAACGGCTTCGCATGCTGTTACCACGAAAACCCTCTTTGTTGTTAACTACAAGCCAAG AATGAGTCAGTTCATAGTAGGCTTGAGGAAATATAAAGAAGCTGTTAATCAAGGGTTCTTGGTAGGCATGAGATTCAAGATGCGATTTGAAGTGGAGGATTCTCCTGAGAGAAG GTTTATGGGCACCATAGTTGGGGTTGAAGATATTTCTACGCAGTGGAAAGGCTCTGATTGGCGATCATTGAAG GTTCATTGGGATGAGCCTGTCCCTATTACGAGGCCCGACAGGGTTTCTCCATGGGATATAGAACCTTTTGTGCCTTCAATCCCTTCGTCACTTGCTCTACCGGTGGCACCAAAGAACAAAAGGCCTCGACAAGTTATTGAAACCACCACCGTTTTGG AACCTACTCTGTCAACTGCATCCACTGTTTGGAATCCTTCCGTAGACTCGTTGCAAGCAAATAGTAGTCCTCAGGGACAAAGAGTAGTGGAGTGTGCGTGGCCTTCTCATGTGAAGCTGAATGCTTCAACTTGGTCCGTTGCTTCAAACCACGTCCCCGCACACACTGTAGAACAGAAGGACAATCTAACAACACGCCCGGGTGATAAAAGAAAATCCGACGCTGTCCCGCCTTGTAGGTTGTTTGGTATTGACCTGAATAGCACCTCGGCAGGTTCAACTATCGAGATCTCCAAGGCTGCAGTTGAAGGATGCTTTTCAAAGACACCGTCCTTTGGGGATTCAGAGCAAAAGTCTGACCTTTCTATTGATACCAAAGGTCTGAAGCAAGAGCAATCACAGGTCACTCAACCGAAGGAGGGCCAAACCAATCAGAATTCTTCTATTAGAAGTCGTACCAAG GTTCAAATGCAAGGGGTGGCAGTGGGCCGGGCAGTGGACTTGACAGCAATAAAAGGATACGATGAACTCACAAGTGAACTTGAAGATATGTTTGAGATCCACGGAGAGCTTCGCCCAAGAAAAAAGTGGGAAATTGTCTTCACAGACGATGAGGGGGACACAATGCTTATGGGGGATCATCCATGGCT AGAATTCTGTAGTGTGGTGAGGAGGATTCTTATTTGTTCGAACACTGAGGTGAAGAAAACGAGTGCAGGAAACACACCCCCGTCTTCAGTATCCGAATCAATAACTGTAAACGACAGAAATTCCCCCTTCTAG
- the LOC116000088 gene encoding 3-oxoacyl-[acyl-carrier-protein] synthase I, chloroplastic-like yields the protein MTSIGSTCSSGLVFKNKESSRNGASILQYNGLKPVQTMQLRLGSAASKAKAPRSCRRIRAMASTNVSAPKRETDPKKRIVITGMGLVSVFGSEVDKFYECLLEGQSGISLIDRFDASSYSVRFGGQIRDFSTEGYIDGKNDRRLDDCWRYCLVAGKRALNDANLTQEVLDTMDKSKIGVLVGSGMGGLTVFSNGVEALVQKGYKKITPFFIPYSITNMGSALLAIDTGLMGPNYSISTACATANYCFYAAANHIRRGEANIMVVGGTEAAIIPAGVGGFIACRALSQRNDEPEKASRPWDKNRDGFVIGEGSGVLVMESLEHAMKRGANIIAEYLGGAVTCDAHHMTDPRSDGLGVSSCITKSLDDAGVSPEEVNYINAHATSTLAGDLAEVNAVKKVFKDTSEIKMNGTKSMIGHGLGAAGGLEAIATIKAITTGWIHPTINQYDLEPEVTIDTVPNVKKQHEVNVAISNSFGFGGHNSVVVFAPFKP from the exons ATGACTAGCATTGGCAGTACATGTTCTTCTGGGTTGGTTTTCAAGAATAAAGAGTCATCAAGAAATGGGGCTTCTATTTTGCAATACAATGGGCTTAAACCAGTTCAAACCATGCAACTGAGATTGGGTTCAGCTGCCTCTAAGGCAAAAG CTCCAAGAAGCTGCAGGAGGATCAGGGCCATGGCGTCTACAAATGTTTCGGCTCCCAAGCGAGAAACAGACCCCAAGAAAAGGATTGTCATAACTGGAATGGGCCTTGTTTCTGTGTTTGGCAGTGAAGTGGATAAATTCTATGAGTGTCTTCTTGAGGGACAGAGTGGAATAAGTTTAATAGACAGATTTGATGCTTCGAGTTACTCTGTTCGATTCGGGGGACAGATACGAGACTTCTCCACTGAGGGTTATATAGATGGAAAGAATGATCGTCGTTTGGATGACTGCTGGAGATACTGTCTGGTTGCTGGGAAGAGGGCCCTTAATGATGCAAATCTCACCCAAGAAGTTCTTGATACT ATGGACAAATCCAAGATTGGTGTTTTGGTTGGATCCGGGATGGGAGGATTAACAGTTTTCAGCAATGGCGTCGAGGCCCTAGTTCAAAAAGGATACAAGAAGATAACCCCATTTTTCATTCCTTACTCGATTACCAACATGGGTTCGGCTTTGTTGGCTATAGACACTGGTTTAATGGGTCCAAATTACTCGATTTCAACAGCTTGTGCAACCGCAAATTACTGCTTCTACGCTGCTGCAAATCACATCAGAAGGGGCGAAGCGAATATCATGGTGGTCGGAGGGACTGAAGCAGCCATCATTCCCGCTGGGGTCGGTGGCTTCATAGCTTGCCGTGCCTTGTCCCAGAGAAACGACGAACCAGAAAAGGCTTCAAGGCCATGGGATAAAAACCGGGATGGCTTTGTCATTGGCGAAGGCTCTGGTGTACTg GTTATGGAAAGCTTGGAGCACGCAATGAAACGAGGCGCCAATATCATTGCAGAGTACTTGGGGGGCGCTGTCACCTGCGATGCTCATCACATGACTGATCCCCGATCAGATGGACTTGGCGTTTCGTCCTGCATAACCAAGAGCCTAGACGACGCTGGCGTTTCTCCTGAAGAG GTGAATTACATTAATGCTCATGCAACATCAACTCTTGCTGGAGATTTGGCTGAAGTTAATGCTGTCAAGAAGGTCTTCAAGGATACaagtgaaattaaaatgaatggAACCAAG TCTATGATTGGGCATGGACTCGGGGCTGCTGGCGGGCTGGAAGCCATTGCAACAATCAAAGCAATCACGACGGGCTGGATACATCCAACTATTAACCAATAT GACTTGGAGCCTGAGGTTACTATTGACACTGTCCCAAATGTCAAGAAACAGCATGAAGTTAATGTTG CTATCTCAAACTCATTTGGCTTTGGTGGGCATAATTCAGTTGTCGTGTTCGCGCCTTTCAAGCCCTAA